TCTTGGCTCCGTCACTTGcttcaggagttgctttgtgagGTTCACAAGGCCACGATtatctactgcgacaacgtcttcGCCGTCTACCTCTTCGCCAACCCAGTTCATCATCGTTGAACAAAGCACATCGAGCTGGATATTCACTTTGTGCATGAACAGGTTGCTCTTGGTCGCATCCACGTCCTTCATGTTTCGACAGCACAACAGTTTGccgatgtgatgactaagggaccGTCTATTTCCGTCTTCGAGGAGTTCAAGTCTAGTCTTTGTATCGttggcgacgcttcgactgcgggagGTGTTGAGCACATATCGTTGCATGTATAGATTGTTTCTTGTACATCAAGTCCACCTCCTATTTCTTTGTATAGATTAAGGTAAAACCCACATTATATATCATATATACGTGCATATTGCGCTGATCAATACATCGTGCATTACCACAACTCTCTACAGAAATCACCGATAACAACCTGTACAGAAAATGTATGAAAGAATTCGAAGTCATAGCGTTGCCATGTTCTCTAGCAACTAGTAGCAAATTAAGAAACTGGGGATCTTACTTAGTCCACCACTCAGAGCCACATGGAAAATTTAATTATGGAGCAAAAATTAATCGATAGTTGCAGTTATTATACACAATTTGACCTTGGCGAGGACAATAGCAGCTAGAGATTGGCGATGGCGTATTTATTATAGTACAACTGTCTCGGTCTTCCTGCCTGCAGCAGCCACAAATCTGTGAAGAAAGGGTTGAGCTTTGCGAATCTGTCTGCGAGTTACGTGGGGCTAGCGTTGGTGGATCCATGTGGCCGGAGAGCCCGCTTCTCCGGGACGCCGGCGCTGCCGTGCTCACCGGATGCGTCGCCATGGCGGTGCTCCGCTTCTGGGAGGAGGTCGGCAACCGCGCCCTCTTGGACCAAGTAAGCTCTGCTCGCCACCTAAATAATTCTCCTTTTTTTGTTTGGGATCGATGATTGTTTCGACTTGAACGGAGAAAATCTTGAGTAAATAGCACAAGCCAACTCAAAATCATCTCTCAATTAGTGTACTCCTAGAAAGGTTAGCTCTCTGCTTCTACTTGTACTCCTTTTGCCCCACTGACCAATCATGTAATTAGAAGGCGAAATTAAGCTACCAAAATTGCTTAGCATGCTCGAAAAGTTTGGAACATTACTAACCTGGTGGTTTAGTTACAAAGACAatggagattcacatgcaaattaTTGATGAGAGATTGATTGGTATCCGGCAATCTGCTTGTCCTTTGCTCTGCATTTTCAGAAACTCTGCAGGAAGCTGGTGCACATCAGTGTTGGGCTGGTATATTTCCTTATGTGGCCTTTGTTCAGGTATTACCAGAGCACCAACGAACAAAACTCTTCATTTGGCATAAACTCTGCGCGTTACCTTTCTAACATGTCTTCCCCATTGCAGTTCAGATGATGTCTATGCTCCATTTCTTGCTTCAATTGTCATTGCGCTCAATATCATAAAGGTAACCCTGATTGGATCTGGTGTAGTTAAAGATGACGGCGTGGTTAACTCAATGACAAGAAATGGAGACTATAGGTAGCCTCTCTTTTCCCCACCTTTATCACAGTATTATTACTGtgctgtttagtgtttacagtacGAACTGACTACATCTTCATGTTTTCTCCATTGTTTCTAGAGAGCTTCTCAAAGGCCCACTCTATTACGCGTGTACTATAACTCTCACTACCGTAATCTTTTGGCGGACGTCTCCCATTTCGATCGCTGTGATTTGCAACTTATGTGCGGGGGACGGTACTAGTTCTTTCTCATGCAATTACATTTTTGTCCGGCACTACTACGTTCTCCTTTGATTCTTCGAGCGAAGGTTTCAGAAAACAGACTATGTATGCTGCTTCTTTCAGGTGTGGCTGACATAGCCGGGAGGCGGTTCGGGCGTGTGAAGCTCCCTCACAATCCCGACAAATCCTACGCCGGAAGCATCGCAATGTTCTTCGCCGGCTTCATCGCATCGATCCTGTAAGCAACAAGATATGCATACATCCTACTTGACCCTGAAGCCTGAAGTCATCTCTTGTTTTACAGTCTGAAAGACCGAGACAAATACTGAATGTGGTATGCCTGCAGTTTCATGTGCTACTTCCACCTTTTCGGGTTCGTGGAGCAGAGCTGGACCATGGTCGCTGCCTTCTGCGTCACCTCGCTTGCAGCGGCGATTGTCGAGTCACTCCCGGTCAGCACGCTCTTGGACGATAACCTGACAACTTCGATCGCGTCTGCGCTCGTCGGCGGCCTGGTTTTCTACTatgttggtggtggtggcggtgctgGAAGCGGCGTCGGGAGCAGCATCTTGGCGACAGCTGCGATGGTCTTTGCAGGCAGTAGCTAGCACGGTAAGGAAACGATGCAGTGAATTGGAAGGCTTTGTTGGTAGTGATACAATCATACTGCAACCGGAAGAGGCTGTCAGCGAGTGttggtttagtacggtttgtgtgtCTCTGTAACAGAATTCTGATTCCTGAATTAACCTTGGTTTACCAGTGTCATTGTGTAAGGCTGTAAGCAGCATTACTGTAAGTTTCGAATAACATTTGCGGATAGAGGAAAATAAGTGTTTTTCGTCTTATaaaaaagaaaaagcagcagcagcgtgTGAGGGAAGCGTTAGGTGTCGAGGCCGATCGACAGCCTTTGAGAAGCTCTCTAGAAACAATGGAGAAACGATGAAGATATAGTCAGCATCTATGCTTCTCAAAGGCCGATCGACACCATCAAATTCCATCCAGCATCTATGCGTGTCTCTACTCACCCGCGGTCCTCCTATGATTGATTGTTCAAAGATGCCAAAAGCCAAAAGTAATTACCTCCTTGGTATTTGGCTGGTCCAGTTTATAAGAAAAACCAGATCAAAAACCTGAACAACTTGACTCCGTTTATCAGAGAAATGGGTGGAGTTTGAAATCACGGTACCAGAAGAGTGGAGGCAGTTATTCAGGGCGGCAGCACGCTGGACTGTAGGGAATGGAAGCACCACACTATTCTAGGAAGATACTATGTGGCTTAACAGTTTCTGGTTGTAGGAATTAGCACTAAGCCTATACGCGCAAGTTGGTCGGAACACAAGAGATTCTCGCACGGCTTGCCAGGCGCTATCGATGGAGTTTGGGCGACGGGCATTATCCCGGAGTTGACGGGCCAAATGCTGCAGGAATAgaatgcactccctctctctcataatataagagcgtttttgacactaatgtagcgtcaaaaatgctcttatattatgggacggagggagtaaatggtAAATAACTGGTGTCCGCAAGTCCTGTTTAGTTAGCTTTACCTAGCTTCGCAGTTcatttttttgaaaagaaaaacaaaaatttaAACTGTCAGATTACATTGTGGGTTTaacgggattaaacgggacccggtTGACATCCCGCAGCTCAATCAGGATGCCACGGATTCCATAGCATGGGCTCGGGAGACAAATGGAGAGTTCTTGACTAGGACGGCGTATGCAGCAAAGTTTTGGGGCAAGGAGGTCCCCATAGTTGAATTCACATGGAAGTCAAGGCTCCGTTACAATGCAGATTCTTTGCCTGGCTAgctcttcaaaataaatgttgaaCCTCGGACCGACTTGCATGTTGTGGACTTGACCACCAGGAGGTTTGCCCTTTTTGTTCGCACAAGAAAGAGACCATTGACCACATCCCACTAGACTGCGTTCTTATCAGAGAGGTCTGTACTACTATCTGCCTAGCTTAATGCTCTACATCACAATATGGAAGACTTTGCAAATAGCCTAACGCATCGCACCGACTTGTGTACCCCAATCCCACGGCACAACTCAAGAGCATCCATAATCAGCAAGTAGCATTGAACACAGACCTTGATTGGGAGCTCCGCCACATAAAGACGGGTCGATTAGCAGGTTGGAGAGGCATCAATGCACCATAATTGAGCAAAGGTGAACCGAGACAACACCAAGAGCTTGGAGCTTGCCGCAACATAATGAAAACCATGGGAGGATCTTGAGCAAGCACAAACAACAAGACGACACACCACACGATTGGCAGCCAAAGAGTAACACATGAAGAAGAGAACACCCTCATCGACCCCAAGCTGGTTGAACCACCACCACCGACATCACTGCAGCAAACATCTACCCAACACGACAATCGAGCTGACTTCTAGACGATGCCTTTAGGAAGGGTTGCGACGCACATTACGCTACCATCGTCTGTTTCGGGTGAACCTGGAACCAGGGTTTCCCCCGAAGTCATGAAGAGGATGGCGAAAACAACATACAACGACGCTTTCAAGAAGGTTTGCAGTGCCCGCGGGCGTCGCCATGATCGGCTTCGGTCAGAATACGGCTTTCGCCGAGTTGAGCACACACATCCAAAGCACTGATTATTCAACTGGTAGATTGTTCGCCAGAACAACCCCGACGCGACCGCCGCCTGATCTGAAAAGGCCAAATTTGGGGATTTCTCCCAGAGAACAAATGCCTGACCCGAAGGCGGAGAAAGAGGAGCTCCGTGACCTTCAACAATGATAGCGACGCCAAAGGATGCCGCCATAGTCAGCCCTGACTAGAAGCCAGAGCAAGGATTTCTCCCAAAAACATCACATCTCTAAAGAAACAACCCAAATGCGTCATGGTCACACACCAGCAGCAGCGAGATTTGAGGTTGTGTGCGACAGATTTGAAGCTCCCGTCAAAGAACATTTCAAACGTTCAACTGTGAAACAACGAGATGAAGCTACTCGTGAAAGAAAATTTCAAACGATTTGAAAAAATAATCAGAACAAGTTTAAACAACACGAAATTAAAGATTTACAGTCCATGAAATTAGAAACCTCCTGAATGGAACCACAATGTTGATGTGCAACTTTTATGAGAACTTATCTCGAATGAAAGCACTGTTGTGTAGATTAGAAGGCGCAAGATGAAGAAGATTAAGGGATGTGAGTAGAACAAAACATGTGCAAATCTACGTACGAGTCCACCATGTGATCACGTCGCCAGAGCCACCCGTGCGCTTGCTTGCACTCATTCGGGCTTCGGTGGGAGGAAACAAACGAATCGAGCATTTCTCCTCAACCAGGCCAAGTGAATTGCATTTAGCACTTAACGATATTTTGGTGTGATACCATTATGGTTAGTGGAATTAATAACGGTTGCTAAGATTATCTTAGGTTATTGGTCCCATGGATGATTATTGTGGAGATGGTtgacccctcccccccccacacttCAAAAAGATTAAAGCCGTGGTTTTCTCCCGACTCAAAGGTTTTCGTTTCGATTTGATTCAGTCGTAGGAcagccgcactattaagagggttCAAGGTGGATTGGGAATACTCTAAACATATACACTAGCCCTCCTACACCTACCATATAGAAGTACCCTTCCATCCTTCCACTTCATGTTATTGTTGTGTGTCCAAGAGATTATCTGCCCAAAGTTGTTGGATAGCCTGTGTGTACGGGGTCCAGGATCTAGACACCCAATGTGCACGACactaactagcataaacgatcactTTCCATGATTACTATAAACAGGGATCTTCTTTCACCTCCAACTGTAACACTTTATCCTTTGTTGAGCAGCCACAATTTTTGATGCCTTGTTTTTCtcattactctcaatccctccacccaaacttgttgataATTTGGGGAACGAGGGAGCAAGGCCAGACctacactttgaccaaaccaaTTCATGTTTCCTACAAGATTTTTTTCACCAGCAACTTGTTACTCTTGAGCTTGGGATCTTAGGCGGTTAGGATTCCTCTGTAAGCTTCCTTACTTGTAGTGTGCTTCGGAGACGtgtgtaaaggtgtggtggtcgccttctaGACCAACCCTGAGTGGTTCGAGGCTCATCCATTGGGGATGACTcgaggagaatacggtgagcctCCCATGGTGTTCTGGAAGCCTTTACTCCGGACCACTCCAACAGAGACTAGAACTTCCCCAAGGAAGTGAGAACTTTGGGATAAAATATACGTCATCGACTAACTTATGGTTAATCCTTTCCTGCACTTTACTTTGTCTTGTATGTTTGTGGGCTTTCTAATTATATTGTTGCATAGCttacattgctttgagcttgctaCCATATATCATTGTTCATGTTCATGTAGTTGCATATCTAGAGAACTTTATTTATTCGCAAATCCCTAAAATTAGTAATTAAGCATAAAATTTATAGTCTACTATTCACCGCCCCTCTAGTCGATTGTATCGATTCTTTCACCAAGCGGTTGCTTTAAGGTTAGTGCGGGTTAGATTTCTATGCAGCTCAAGCAAGCGAACAAACCATTTTTGCATCCTTTGGACCTGCCTGTAGGGAAAGCGggcaaccaaacatgcccttaGTTTCCTTGTGCTCCATCTTGATGTCTCCCTGCAACGAGCTAGCCTCTCCTTGTGCCACACACATGCAAACTAATGGCAATGTTGATAAAGTAAAGTGGTTGTTTGGATATGAGGAATTAAAGGTGGGATTTCATGAAATGAATATTGGAGGATTTTTAGGCTTTACTTATTCTTTTTACATGTTTGGTGATGGTCTGCAAGTGCATAGGGCTATTGCAATTCGTGATAAGTTGAGTTTTGTCGATCCCACGGGAAGCGATGCGCAGACAACTACCAACCCCGCAGCTACCTGATAtatctccaatgtatttataattatgaagtattcatgctatatttacatgagttctatatggttttggtgcacttttatattatttttatggactaacctagTGCCCGGTGATAGTTGTTGTTCTCTGCTTCTTTTTTGTTTTTACAGAAaacaataccaaacgaagtccaaacacgacaAAACTTTTTGACGTTTTTTGGAACATAAGAGACCCTTGAAGTTTTTGGGAAggaccagaagacccacgaggtgGGTACAAGTTCACATGGCACGCCCTTAGGGTGGAAGTGCCATCTGAGCTTCCTCGTAACTCCTATTGGCGTgattctctcgtgttcttgatttggcacgatcttgatgtaccatgagttttgttaatatagttggatcacatGATGTTCTTCCCCTCTATCTCTTTCATGGTggattgagtcttgctctttgagatTTCTTTGTTATTGGATTGGATActttggatttgagagcacttgatgcaTGTCTCACTCGCGGATTCCCatggtgacattgggataatctAGGTGACATAAGAGTTGATTGATTTGTATCATATGGTGTTGTCGTAGTATGGTCTCTCGGGCAATTTGTGACACTTTGGGgtggcttgatagattcactggaaacACAACTTTGACATGGTTCACTACCTACGCAAGTTCATCCTACTTTCTCCAATAGGAATAGAAACTTTGGAGCAATTCTTCGCTACAATTTGGGGATTatcatatgattcaattatgttagtattgttgagagattgcactagtaaaagtatgaaacctagaccttgtttctaagcattgaagTACTATTTTTGCTCGCTTTTGTTACTTGCtatatcttgctgtttttatttgtTCAAATTATAAAAAGCTATTTCTACCATCATATTACACATCTATCACcacctcttcgtcgaactagtgcacctatataactgacaattgtattgggtgtgttggggacacaagagactctttgtatttgattgcaagattgtttgagagagaaccaTCTACATTCTACACCTCccacgattgataaaccttaggtcatccacttgaggaaatttttctgttgtcctacaaaactctgcacttggaggcccaaccaaATCACTACAtcgtgatacatctccgtcgtatctataatttttttattgtttcatgccaatattctacaactttcatatacttttggcaatattttatattatttttgggactaacatattgatccagtgcccagtgtcagttcctgtttttttcatgtttttttgtttcacagaaaatccatatcaaacaaagtacaAACGTGATAAcattttacggagatttattttggaatatatgtgatttttcggAAGAAGAATAAACGCAAGACGATGCTCGGTGTGGCCACAAGGCAACAGGGAACGAACAGGGGGTAGGGCACTGTATTGCCTTGTGACCCCCTCGTGAGTCGGTTGCAgaccttcttttgccgcaagaaatatATTTTACAGATAAAAAttccctcaaaatttcagcccaatcggagctaTGGATCTCCGATAATATAAAAAACAATGAAGAGGTTCAAAAACAGAGGggaaacagagagagatccaatctcggagcggCTCTTGCCCTCCGGGAGCCATGgcagccatggaccagaggggaaactgtcctcccatctagggggagacctaggaagaagaagaatgagggggGATATCTCCCCATCTCTCTGGTGGCATCGAAACGCCACCGGGGCAATCATCATaatgacgatctacaccaacaactttgttgctgtcatcaccaactctcttcccccgtatgcagtggtgtaacctctctattcctgcaataatctctacttaaacatggtgctttatgctatatattattacccaatgatttgtatctatcctatgatgtttgagtagattcgttttgtcctatgggttaattgatgatcgtgtgtcagagtaaatggccacgggtagcctaaccgactccccctggctcttcgaaaaattatcaggccattcgagccttcaagcatacagagcacaaggacgccttcccccggccggctatccccaggggcgactaccagaaggcgacccggcctcagaaaccttccccaagaaagctacgagatggccgactccaggaagccggccccaagaggaccgactcccagaagccggccatgaagaaagccgactcccagaagccggccaagactgcacccaccaagactgcatccacataacggtgatatgacggggcatggccgcagtacagcccactacccccgaatcccgaagcaggcatggccacagggcgccgtacgggtcagccacctcccctccggcgcggcactgtagccatgttgacctcgatgtcacccacgacaggcgccagtacggcccgcgggcggcgggccctttagccagagagacactccaaggcggcccggcctcccctagtcggccaggggcgtagccggctcccaatagccggctacctccctccctcgaaacatgtgcctcattaaggagacaagacaaggtgaggctacagtgagagcccgcgagGCGGcgtcactgtagccacgcttacctcgacaaagccctcatcatcagaggcgaggcaacaataaccaaccgccgacaaggcccccaagcgatggggccggcctgtcggccaagaggccggcagccggcgggacccaccagtcggcgggccccaatggccggcggagaagccggcaagcatagacactgacggctgggacccgtgcccagccggattaccattgtacccctggggggtaggcctatataagccccccgggacacccatgcaaagggttgatctcatagagtttcacacaccacatagagagaaaaggagagctggccttgcccttcttcttcctctagccaaacagctcaaggagcacttgtagctagttgtactgatctagtgatcatgcggagaccccgcagagcaggactaggggtgttatctccacggagagccccgaacctgggtaagatctgccggcgtgcatgtcttcgccttatcccgtttccaggcaccggtgatgtcttactggctcccacaatgataagccacccgttggcatatgtcgcacctaccacccgacatcgtgattggtttgagttgtatgttttattttggtgctgtcctattgtgccgtCCATTCTGCATGCACGTGGGGTATTCCTGCTGTAGGATGTTGaagtacgttcatgattcgcttatagtgggttgcgagagtgacagaagcttaaacccgagtaagggggttgttgcgtatgggactaaagaggacttgttacttaatgctatggttgagttttaccttaatgatatttagtagttgtggatgcttgctagagttccaatcataggtgcatatgatccaagt
This window of the Triticum aestivum cultivar Chinese Spring chromosome 5D, IWGSC CS RefSeq v2.1, whole genome shotgun sequence genome carries:
- the LOC123124621 gene encoding probable phytol kinase 2, chloroplastic, with the protein product MWPESPLLRDAGAAVLTGCVAMAVLRFWEEVGNRALLDQKLCRKLVHISVGLVYFLMWPLFSSDDVYAPFLASIVIALNIIKVTLIGSGVVKDDGVVNSMTRNGDYRELLKGPLYYACTITLTTVIFWRTSPISIAVICNLCAGDGVADIAGRRFGRVKLPHNPDKSYAGSIAMFFAGFIASILFMCYFHLFGFVEQSWTMVAAFCVTSLAAAIVESLPVSTLLDDNLTTSIASALVGGLVFYYVGGGGGAGSGVGSSILATAAMVFAGSS